A window of the Terriglobia bacterium genome harbors these coding sequences:
- the corA gene encoding magnesium/cobalt transporter CorA, translating to MSRKHRRHRISAPAFPRRSLPGSAPGTLIVDPQAPKPVIQVMAYSPEKVLEQDIDDVHSIRSFLREWPVTWVSVMGLGDVSVITKVGEIFNLHRLALEDVLNVHQRAKVDQFKDNCFIVVRAINAEEAYSSEQLSIFLGKNYLLTFQERTGSYFDPVRERIRKDTGRLRLAGPDHLAYALIDATIDWYFPVLEKYGETLEVIEDAVVAQPEKRFIRQIHEMRYALLTLRRTVWPLREAVNALCRDPLPLISDETRIYLRDCYDHTVQIIDLLENYRDVASSLMEVYLSSLGNRTNEIMKVLTMFAAIFIPLSFIAGIYGMNFDIPELKWALGYPYALGLMALVAIGLLYYFRRKGWLGSEKEPTQNSEPPTSQTTKSPKQ from the coding sequence ATGTCGCGCAAGCACCGCAGACACAGGATTTCAGCACCGGCTTTTCCCCGCAGATCCTTGCCCGGGAGCGCACCCGGAACTCTGATTGTCGATCCGCAGGCGCCCAAGCCGGTCATCCAGGTGATGGCATACAGTCCGGAAAAGGTGCTCGAACAAGACATAGACGACGTTCACAGCATCCGGTCATTCTTGCGCGAATGGCCGGTGACGTGGGTCAGCGTGATGGGATTGGGCGATGTTTCCGTGATCACCAAAGTGGGCGAGATTTTTAACCTGCATCGGTTGGCGCTGGAGGACGTGCTCAACGTTCATCAGAGGGCGAAGGTAGACCAATTCAAAGACAACTGCTTCATCGTGGTCCGCGCCATCAACGCCGAAGAGGCGTACTCATCCGAGCAGTTGAGCATCTTTCTCGGCAAAAATTACCTGCTGACCTTCCAGGAACGAACCGGCAGTTATTTTGATCCCGTGCGCGAACGCATCCGGAAGGATACGGGCCGCCTCCGCCTCGCCGGTCCCGACCATCTGGCCTATGCCCTGATCGACGCCACCATCGACTGGTACTTTCCAGTGCTGGAAAAGTACGGGGAAACACTGGAAGTCATCGAAGACGCGGTCGTCGCGCAGCCTGAAAAACGATTCATCAGGCAGATTCACGAGATGAGATATGCCCTGCTCACTCTCCGCCGGACAGTTTGGCCGTTGCGCGAAGCGGTGAACGCCCTATGCCGGGACCCTCTTCCTCTGATCTCGGATGAGACGCGCATCTACCTGCGCGACTGCTACGACCACACGGTGCAGATCATCGATTTGCTGGAAAACTATCGGGATGTGGCTTCGAGCCTGATGGAAGTCTATCTGTCCAGCCTCGGCAACCGGACCAACGAGATCATGAAGGTGCTGACGATGTTTGCCGCGATATTTATCCCCCTGTCCTTCATCGCCGGCATTTACGGAATGAATTTCGACATTCCCGAACTCAAATGGGCGTTGGGCTATCCCTATGCGCTGGGTCTCATGGCTCTGGTTGCGATCGGCCTGCTGTATTACTTCCGCAGAAAGGGCTGGCTCGGTTCTGAAAAAGAGCCAACCCAAAACTCAGAACCACCAACCAGTCAAACCACGAAGTCCCCAAAGCAATAA